The Rhodamnia argentea isolate NSW1041297 chromosome 10, ASM2092103v1, whole genome shotgun sequence sequence ATATACACATTGGAAAGAGAAACATTCCTTGAAGTTGTACTTATACACTGATCAGCAATAAGGGAAAGAGAAATTTTTCGGCACCATTGAGATTGTTGAAGTAGAGTGAGGTTATTGAGAAATGCAATCCTTAACGATGATAGTTTCGTCTCTCGGGCCTTGGACTTGGCATACTTCTGCCAGACAATGTAACTTACTGAAGTGAGAAGAGGGCAATGCATTTGTTAACAGGGTCTTATGGTTACTTGCTTTAGCCTTCCACTTCCAGTGGGAATCTAcctcttctttttcattgaGAGTTAGAGGATTTCAAATGACTTTtatcgttgctatctttgaatTTAGTTTTTGACCAGTTCAAGCTTACGTTGTCCCAGGACCGACATATTTTTGGGTTCTAACGAAGCATATTTAGTGAAGATCATTAACTAGCTTAAGAAGGTTGATAGGTAATTTCTTGGGGTCAGAGCTAATTAATTCTACTGAATATTGTTTATTACTGTGTTTGTAGTTACACGAAAAGAAGCAATGTTCACATCATAGAGGATGCAGTCTCCATAATTAAAATCATTCATATTCTATACTTTAGAGTACTTGGCTTGATATTCGACAGTTTGGAGGTTCTGCGACATTCACTATTCTCTTTAACAGGGGAAGTTCCTTAAAGCATGCGGAACATTACAGGAAACCCCTAATGAAATTCGGAAAGCATCTAACTGGCCAATGGCTTCATCAACTGAAGGTAGAGATTCTGAAAATTCAAAGTTTCACTCGTGGCTTCCAGTTTCATCCATTGAGAGGCTTCAGCTAGAGCTTAATAAGGAACTTGAGTTGTCCCCAACACCTCTAAGACTTTCTGACAAGTATGGAGAAGGTTCAAATTCTGCTGAGCATACAGCTAGCAGGTTAGATGCTCTATAAAGAATCTGACCATACTATGCTTGATAATCAGATCAGGACTCTGGAGGCAAGAAAATAGGAACTTATTCCTTTCTGCTATTGCAATTTGCAGCTGTATGTTAGACAACCAGAACACGGGAACTTCTTCCATTAGCTCCAGTGAGGGCAGTCGGGCATTCAGAGTTCAAACAACTAGCGAGGCTCATAAGAGACAGAATGATAGTATCGCAACTGCACTTTCACCCTCCAATTCCGCTCTGAATGCTCAGTGTAGGAACAAGTCAGTGCGTTTTGAATGTGACGTTGATGGGTCTTGGTCCAGAGATTCAACATCTGAAATGGCAAGCCAGAGTGTTGAAGAATCTGAATCACCTGGTATTCAGAATACATCAAATGCTGGGCCTCATCCAACACCAATGAAGCTAACAGAGGAAATGCAGACTCCTGGAACAGTTTTTCCTGCATACATGGAGACATTATTGCCTCAAAATGCACGTATTAGGTCAGAGTATGTGCATTCAGTTCTAAATCCTGTACAGAGCACCTCACAGTGGAAGTCACTAATGGATGGGGAGTGTAACTGTAACCTACTTTTAGATGAGTTGAAAGACACTTCTGAGCAACCTGGAAGCACAAGGGAAAAATCTGAAATGCACATCGAAGAAACTTCTGCAAGAAAAGAATCAAAAGTGGAAACAAGCTTATCTTCCTGGTTGAAACCACCTCAGAACAAATGGGACGATGATGATCACAAATTTAGGGCTGTAGCTAGCAAAAAATCCCAATTTTGTAGTACTCCTGGTGATAGGCCAATCATTGGTCTTGTCGCTGCACATTGGAATGAAAACGAAACTCAAACCTTGCCAAAGTGGTGGGATGGTAATGGGATCCCTAATTCAACTAACAAGTATAAGGAGGTATCTCTTTGTGGCCCTGCTGTTCCTTTGTGACTCTAAGTCGAAACTTTTTCCTTGAGACAATCAGTCTGTTGTTCCCCCAGGATCAAAAAGTGAGTTGGCACGCAACGCCATTTGAGGAAAGGTTGGAAAAGGCGTTGTCTGAGGAAAGTTCTATCTCTCAAAGGTATCGACACATTTAGTTTTATCTTGACCTGGTGATAT is a genomic window containing:
- the LOC115732816 gene encoding protein JASON isoform X1, with the protein product MGCFFTCFRVKEDDDRAQLPRSIRYQKPPHPTQEAVVSRNPLQALFLSDGNEDSPCKDGESLVYGSPLISKELRDEGKFLKACGTLQETPNEIRKASNWPMASSTEGRDSENSKFHSWLPVSSIERLQLELNKELELSPTPLRLSDKYGEGSNSAEHTASSCMLDNQNTGTSSISSSEGSRAFRVQTTSEAHKRQNDSIATALSPSNSALNAQCRNKSVRFECDVDGSWSRDSTSEMASQSVEESESPGIQNTSNAGPHPTPMKLTEEMQTPGTVFPAYMETLLPQNARIRSEYVHSVLNPVQSTSQWKSLMDGECNCNLLLDELKDTSEQPGSTREKSEMHIEETSARKESKVETSLSSWLKPPQNKWDDDDHKFRAVASKKSQFCSTPGDRPIIGLVAAHWNENETQTLPKWWDGNGIPNSTNKYKEDQKVSWHATPFEERLEKALSEESSISQRNQPQGLPITFERDEESDTALSHFRNSAHSESVVSF
- the LOC115732816 gene encoding protein JASON isoform X3 produces the protein MGCFFTCFRVKEDDDRAQLPRSIRYQKPPHPTQEAVVSRNPLQALFLSDGNEDSPCKDGESLVYGSPLISKELRDEGKFLKACGTLQETPNEIRKASNWPMASSTEGRDSENSKFHSWLPVSSIERLQLELNKELELSPTPLRLSDKYGEGSNSAEHTASSCMLDNQNTGTSSISSSEGSRAFRVQTTSEAHKRQNAQCRNKSVRFECDVDGSWSRDSTSEMASQSVEESESPGIQNTSNAGPHPTPMKLTEEMQTPGTVFPAYMETLLPQNARIRSEYVHSVLNPVQSTSQWKSLMDGECNCNLLLDELKDTSEQPGSTREKSEMHIEETSARKESKVETSLSSWLKPPQNKWDDDDHKFRAVASKKSQFCSTPGDRPIIGLVAAHWNENETQTLPKWWDGNGIPNSTNKYKEDQKVSWHATPFEERLEKALSEESSISQRNQPQGLPITFERDEESDTALSHFRNSAHSESVVSF
- the LOC115732816 gene encoding protein JASON isoform X2, which translates into the protein MGCFFTCFRVKEDDDRAQLPRSIRYQKPPEAVVSRNPLQALFLSDGNEDSPCKDGESLVYGSPLISKELRDEGKFLKACGTLQETPNEIRKASNWPMASSTEGRDSENSKFHSWLPVSSIERLQLELNKELELSPTPLRLSDKYGEGSNSAEHTASSCMLDNQNTGTSSISSSEGSRAFRVQTTSEAHKRQNDSIATALSPSNSALNAQCRNKSVRFECDVDGSWSRDSTSEMASQSVEESESPGIQNTSNAGPHPTPMKLTEEMQTPGTVFPAYMETLLPQNARIRSEYVHSVLNPVQSTSQWKSLMDGECNCNLLLDELKDTSEQPGSTREKSEMHIEETSARKESKVETSLSSWLKPPQNKWDDDDHKFRAVASKKSQFCSTPGDRPIIGLVAAHWNENETQTLPKWWDGNGIPNSTNKYKEDQKVSWHATPFEERLEKALSEESSISQRNQPQGLPITFERDEESDTALSHFRNSAHSESVVSF